The following proteins come from a genomic window of Anaerobutyricum hallii:
- a CDS encoding CobW family GTP-binding protein produces the protein MTKIDIISGFLGAGKTTLIKKLIEEGLKGQKVVLIENEFGEIGIDGGFLKESGIQINEMNSGCICCSLVGDFNTALKDVLEQYTPDRIIIEPSGVGKLSDVMKAVQKVVDAEENVVLNSHITVADAMRAKMYLKNFGEFYRNQVEFASAVILSRSQNVKEDKLEKAVALLRDINGKCPIVTTPWEELSGAQLLEVMEGENDFAKELMEAAQVCPECGHHHEHGEECHEHHHDHDHECHEHHHDHDHECHEHHHDHDHECHEHHHDHDHDCCGHDHHHHHADEVFTSWGKETPKKYTEEGIRAILDTLSKEDSNEYGIILRAKGIVPDENGKWIHFDLVPGEDEVRYGSAEYTGRICVIGSKLNEDKLAELFGL, from the coding sequence ATGACAAAGATAGATATTATTTCTGGTTTTCTTGGAGCCGGAAAAACAACTTTAATTAAAAAACTTATTGAAGAAGGACTGAAGGGTCAGAAGGTTGTTCTGATCGAGAACGAATTTGGTGAGATTGGTATTGACGGTGGATTTTTAAAAGAGTCTGGTATTCAGATTAATGAAATGAATTCCGGATGTATTTGCTGTTCTTTAGTTGGTGATTTTAATACAGCTTTAAAAGATGTGTTAGAACAGTATACACCGGATCGTATTATCATCGAACCTTCAGGAGTTGGCAAGCTTTCTGATGTTATGAAAGCAGTACAAAAAGTTGTGGATGCAGAAGAGAATGTTGTATTAAACAGTCATATCACTGTTGCGGATGCGATGAGAGCGAAAATGTATCTGAAAAACTTTGGAGAATTTTATCGTAATCAGGTTGAGTTTGCCAGCGCAGTAATCTTAAGCCGTTCACAGAATGTAAAAGAAGATAAGTTAGAGAAGGCAGTAGCGCTTCTTCGTGATATTAATGGAAAATGTCCGATTGTGACAACTCCTTGGGAAGAGCTTAGTGGGGCACAGCTTCTTGAAGTAATGGAAGGTGAGAATGATTTTGCTAAAGAATTGATGGAGGCAGCACAGGTTTGTCCTGAATGTGGACATCATCATGAACATGGTGAAGAATGTCACGAACATCATCACGACCACGATCATGAATGTCACGAGCATCATCACGACCATGATCATGAATGCCACGAGCATCATCACGACCACGACCATGAATGTCATGAACATCATCATGACCATGACCATGATTGCTGTGGTCATGATCATCACCACCATCATGCGGATGAAGTATTTACAAGCTGGGGAAAAGAAACTCCGAAGAAGTATACAGAAGAAGGAATTCGAGCAATTCTTGATACATTATCTAAAGAAGACTCCAATGAGTATGGAATTATCTTAAGAGCAAAGGGTATTGTACCGGATGAAAACGGTAAATGGATTCATTTTGATCTTGTACCAGGTGAAGATGAAGTACGTTACGGTTCAGCAGAATATACTGGACGAATTTGCGTTATTGGCTCAAAACTTAATGAAGACAAGCTGGCAGAGCTTTTTGGTTTATAA
- a CDS encoding spore coat protein CotJB, which translates to MMQNINSSENCNLNCNYNRNMNSNSNHNRNYNNGCSCCAEQKKLKRYIDLVSFAALDCAMFLDTHPESKEALEYFEYYKNARKQAIKEYSSRFSPLNLDTVPKDTEFWAWANKPWPWEMEG; encoded by the coding sequence ATGATGCAAAATATAAATTCTTCTGAAAACTGCAATTTAAACTGTAATTATAATCGAAACATGAATTCTAATTCCAATCATAACCGCAATTATAACAACGGCTGCAGCTGCTGCGCCGAGCAAAAAAAACTCAAGCGTTATATTGATCTTGTAAGCTTTGCTGCACTAGACTGTGCCATGTTTCTTGATACACATCCCGAAAGCAAAGAAGCTTTAGAATATTTTGAATATTATAAAAATGCAAGAAAACAGGCCATCAAAGAATATAGCAGCCGCTTCTCACCTCTGAATCTTGATACAGTTCCAAAAGACACAGAATTCTGGGCATGGGCCAATAAACCATGGCCATGGGAAATGGAGGGATAG
- a CDS encoding spore coat associated protein CotJA, with protein sequence MMDNSYHSSCSCTQEKETVKLDSLPLAMAYVPWQKWQNIYKPENALCAGTIFQELDLAFLGRRCRK encoded by the coding sequence ATGATGGATAATTCTTATCACTCTTCCTGTTCATGTACACAGGAAAAGGAAACTGTAAAACTTGATTCCCTGCCTCTTGCTATGGCTTATGTACCATGGCAGAAATGGCAGAATATATATAAACCAGAAAACGCATTATGTGCTGGCACAATCTTTCAGGAACTTGATCTGGCTTTTCTTGGAAGGAGGTGCCGAAAATGA